The stretch of DNA ATTAGTTCAAATTTACCTGGATTGAATCCCAAACGTAAACAGTACTTCAATGGAGTTCAAGGCAGTAACATACAAAGCACTGAAAACATCCCACAGTACAATTAGTCGTGGATTTTTTTTTGCCAGGATTTAAAATGTTCTTATCAAGAAATTGCAAATATGACAACTGATAAAAAGCTTAACCTGATCTCCCAACACTgaagcaaaaaaatctaaatacaaaCCCAGTGCTATGCAAAAAGAACAAAAACTTTTGTACATaagttttattaagttgaacttttcaacaacaaaaaaattgcttttctggtatcaaaatgaaaaatgtttgttccacataacatatttttttatttccacACCGGATGGGTGTTTGTGATTAAGGCTCGTTACCATTGAGACTCTTCTGTTGTTCGGTCCTGCTCCTGCGAAGCATGTCTATGTGCTTGgctctcatccatccatcccggGAAAGGGTGGTCTGTCCCAAACTTAAGGAGAGCAACCTGGGGACAAACGTWATGCCGACTTAGCTACAGAAAACAATTGCTTAACTTGAGCATGTTATGCTGAATTAAGACGCCAGGACAAGTATGGCTGAATAACTTCCACGTACCTTGCGACAACAAGCATCCTATGCAGGTCCTCTGCGGTGACGCTCTGGGGGTCATCTTTGCGCATGTCAACAAAGTCATCCTCAACTGCCTGTGGAAAACAGTAACAAGGCAAGTGAATAAGattgaacaaaaataagaaacaaaTAGGCTCATTTCTGAAGAAAATAGAGGGAGTGGTCAGAGTAACCACAGGTCTTGGAAACCTGATATCTTACCACGACATTAAACAAAACACCTCGACTGAGCTTTAACTATTCAATGTTGCTCTCAGCACAGAAGCTGGGTTCATAACAAAAGGTTAGGAAatcagaaaaaaaaatctaaagtagCATTCACCTTGGTGACCTCATCAGAGATGCTGTAGTCGAGGGTACGGGCCAGACTCAGGTACACGCGGAACTTGTTAATCTGTGACGTGAACTGTGCCATGTGGATGGTAGTGAGATACTCCTCCATGTTGGGTGGGGTCACCTGGGGCTGTAGGGGCACCTGGCAGTCCGACTGTGGAATGGGAGCAGAGATTCTATGATAAACacatccggggggggggggggttatttccTGTAACAGCAGGAGAAAGATTCAGACCATCCAGTCAATGGGAGTGTGGCAAATATGTTGACGAGGTATTTGCAGGAAGTCCCCATGTCGAGGGCTTGATTTCAAACCTCTGGTGCTGGTAAGCACTGGTTCACTTAAACAGAGTTGGTGTGTATATAAAACTTCAGCAGCTCATTTCACATTCACAACACGTACTCATCATCGACAGGAAGATGAACTTGTGACCATCTGCTCCCACAGTTGCTTATGACACATTCACCCTGCCCGTCACTGTGGCATGGCCTGATAAGACGGCCCTATCCTGACGCCTCTGACCAGGATTGTCCCGGTGGCACAGCTGCAGCCATAGCAACTCCATTCGACCAACACACAGAAATAGCACACGGCGCATTCCTTTGGCCGTTTGCAACACAGCGAGGCCAAGTTCTAAAGCCAGACCCACGGCGCTGCTAGGGGGCTGGGGTGACCAATGGGCAGCGAGAGGGGGCAGCATGATGGCGCTGGTTGGAAACAAACCCATGGCATTGGACACGTGTCAGTCTCCTGACATCCTGGTTGAAACCTAAcccctgcacgcacgcacgccgacacacacacacacacacacgggccccTCTTACGCCCTCTGGTGTGTGGGTCTTGCCTCCTCAGACCTTTTTTTTGTTGTACTCACCGGCAGCAGCGATCGGCCCTCTGATGTGACGAGCACGTTAATATTGCAGGGGAATTCCATCTGGTGGTAGTTGAAGTCATAATCAACCTTCTGCCAAGAGATCAggttccccagggcagtgatgtTCCGCACACCTACGGCACACACGGATATCTATGGACATCTCGCCACGGCACATAGCTTATTCAACGGATTACATGACCATTGCACTACCGCAATTGGTAAACCAAATGAATTCATTAATATACCCCACGGACTTCGCACACAAAAGCTAGGAGGCACTCCGATACCTGCTGCGCGCTCGTCTTAAAATGTGTTCCCAGTCGCCATAGTTCTTTCGCGCTGCCCAGGAACAACCTCTTGTCCCTACCACCTATCcccacttgtggagatctgagaggatacAGCAGGTACAAGCAATGTGGGAaattccacctagcctatcagagggcaaggtggagcAATCGCCACATTATGAACACctatcaaatcctctcagatctacacaagtgtcCGAGCTTAAAAGTTGTTTCCGGGCAGGGCCTCAGTTTCTTGCCCTAGTGGCTCAGGGCCAAAGCCCTAGTTGCTGCCCAATGCGGCCCATAGTTCACAGTGCCCCGTCCTCTTACCTGAGCTGTCCAGTTGACCCTGCTCCAGCTGCGTCTCATCAAGGAAGAGGGAGGTGTTCCTGGCCAGCTGCAAGGCTCCACTCACCAGCCGGTTGGCCACGTAGTCCTTCTTAGGCACCAGACGTATGCTGTTCATTGTGTGGAGGCTCATACTGAGACGGTATGACTACCGGGGAGAAGAAAAACAGTAACCAAAGTTACTTTAACGTACATTGATAAACTGTCGGTTCAAGTCTTGTAATGTATGTTGTGTGACACATTCTATTTGTgcaatgtacactacatgaccaacgtcgcacatctcattccaaaatcacagggattaatatggagttggtctcctctttgctgctataacagcctccactcttctggggaggctttccactaaatgttggaacattgctgcggggacttgcatccattcagccacaagagcattagtgaggtcgggcactgatgttgagcgattaggcctggctcgcagtcgacggtccaattcatcccaaaggtgtctgATGGAGTTGAGGTCTGGGCGgtggtgcaggccagtcaaggttTTCCACACCTATCTCaacaaaccacttctgtatggacctcgctttgtacatgggggcattgtcatgctgaaacagtaaagggccttcaccaaactgttgccagaaagttggaagcacagaatcgtctagaatgtcattgtacgccgTAGCGTTAAGAcctctcttcactggaactaatgggccttgcccgaacaatgaaaaacagccccagaccattattcctcatccaccaaactttacagttggcaWTATGCATTGgaacaggtagcgttctcctggcatcctccaaacccagattcgtccatcggactgccagacggtgaagcgagatttatcactccagagaacgcgtttctaccgctccagagtccaatggcggcaagctttacacccctccagccgatgcatggcattgcgcatggtgatcttaggcttgtgtgcggctgctcggccatggaaacccatttcatgaagctcccaatgaacagtttatgccagttttattgcttctttaaatcaggacaacagttttcagctgtgctaacataatgctgataatgggcctctgtacacctatgtagatatatatatatatatatatatgttttttatggTATATttttatctgccgtttccagctacaataggcatttacagcattaacaatgtctacactttatttctgatcaatttgatgttattttaaaatggacaaaggacatttctacgtgaccccaatcttttgaacggtagtgtatgtttgcAAGCACATTTCTCTATGGGATATGTACACATTCAAACTGTCAAACTCCAAAGCCACTCCCCTCAGATTTGGAACAACCCTCACGCCCATGGATCCCTAATTGTCATCCGAGAGATCTACAAAGTATGCCTTCTTTCAGTATTGCCAGACTCTAATCTAATACTTACCTTACGTGGAAGGATCAATTAATTTATTCATGGCAATGAAGAAACTCTACTGTCATACTTCTGGCTGGAGTTGCATGTCAGTGTTCGATTCAATTTTCAATCTCAAATATTAGTGGCGCTCAATTCAGAATCTCAAACAACAGTCAAACCAGTCGATTTAATATGGGCCACGATAAAGAATATTAACTCACACAAGGCACCAGCTGTTGGATGATCTGATAGAGTCGCTCTGTGTAGGAGTTGAGCGGGCAGCCACTCAGATTCAGGGTGAATTTACCCAAAGGCAGGACATCCCGTCTGGTATACCTGTGATGACAGAGACCCACACAATCACTATCGGGAACCACCTTGGAGCTTGTTACAATAAAGAGTAGCGGTGGTACTTAATATGGCACTACagatagagaaagaaaatatACATCATATATCTCTTGGCGAGGTTTCCCGGACccagattaaacctagtcctggattAAAAATCATTCTCAAATGGAGAACGTCCATGAAATGTTTTAAGCCGGGACTAAGCTCACGCTGGGTTTTGGGGAAAACCATCTCTTTGTGTATGGAGTGCACACGCACACGTTAGAGATGAGGTGCAGTAAGAGGTACTCGGCAGCCAGTCCGTCTCCCAGAAGAACGTGAGTGAGGTAAGCGAGCAGATCTGCCCTCACAGATGCCATCTCAACCAGGAAAGAGGATACAACTGAGAAGGTGACACACACAATTTTAAAACAGACACTCCACATAACAGTTAAGGAACCCtataatttgatttgagaaaAAAAAGCATACAAAAATCAGGTCCAAACTCAGATTTTTCCGCATAAATCATTCATTGATGTCAGTGGGAGAATTGCACCACCCTCAGTGAATACAAGTAAATGTATATTGTGATGTGTCCTAGTCTTACAGGCGCTTTGGTCCTCTGTGGGAGCAGAGGGCAGAAGAGGGTTGTTGTGTTGCAGGGGGCGGGCGTACAGCATGTGGAGACGGGGCACCAGTGAAGCAGGGGGGTCATGagctctctgttcctctggagTCTCCATACTCTCGGCGGGGTTTAGCAGCAACGACGAGGGGTCTCTGTGTGGATACACAATGCGGTGAGCAATACGGACGCACAAAACGCAACTAGAACGAAACAGacctcatttaaaaaacaaactcaAGCGCCTTACTTTTCGTCGCCCAGCACAGTCAGGACTGGGTTGACGGAGAGAATCCCGTAGATCTCCAGTGTGTCGTTCAGTTTGAAGCTGTCCAACCCCTCGTAGACCTGTCGACAGAGCAGCTGGTGAGTCAGAGTCAATGGGATCTTTGGGATCACTTGACTATTCTGACACACAAATAGGGCTAGTCCCCTGAAACAGCTTGGTTACAGAACTTAGgcaaaatataatataaaatcaaCCACTGGACAGGCCGGGCCTGAAAATCACCCAGGAAGACTTTGTTTGTTTTACCTTCACTAGACAGGCTGGCCCCCTCTCCCCCGGCAGGGGGAAGTTGAGGTCCAGATGGGAGGAACAGTCTGAGGGGGCAGTTGTCCGGCTGGAGGGGGCTTCGGTCTCCTGCCGCTTGGAGTCCCCGTTGCCATGGGGCTCTGTAAATAGAAGAGAGAACGGTTGGTACAGTGGTTTCTCAATGAAAAAGTTGAGAGTTTATGCCGCGACACTGTGGCAGATAGTGGTAAATTGCGTCATTCCATCATTGCGCCACActaccacaagggggagttaagAACACCGATTATGCTTCTGGTTTTTCTCCCTCGAAAAACACAGAAAGAAATCTAAGAtcacaaactggctttatttaccacATTATGGAAATACCGATAGCCCCTCTTGATGAAGGGAGTTTCTGAAACATGGAGTCCTTCTTTGCTGATGTGAAGAAGAAACTGAAGGAGTCCTGCGAGGATACGGACGGAAAAAGGTTGCTCGTATTGTCAAGAGCTGAgcaatttaatttgttttatttattaaaacgtACTTGTTTATTTAGACAATTGAATGTATTTGTTTAAGCTTGGCATATTTAGTAGGCTATTTTGGGGCATAAAGCTATATTTGCCAGCATAAAgctcagtgactcactcattTGTGGCTCTGGCTCAAAATAAGACATTCTTTCTGATGgtaattttgtttttgttttattagacTAAGTTAATCTGctcaattatttgtgacattatGGTTACAATGAAGAATGTAAACGAAAGAAATCAAATAAATCCTATGCATAATCAGATGTGTTGGGAGCTGtaattttcctttattttttttttacattacaaaaacacacaaacgacAACATCACACCCGCTCAGCTccacatgctcacacccccatcttcAGCACGACTCTccaccacatggcctcaaacggCACCATGTCGTTTCTCTCCGTTgcccacgcactttcaacatttagataataaagcatttggcCTTTCCGTCGTGTTAATGGAatattggttgatttccagttaagtatacatttttttcttcttcaagatGATTGACAAGTAAAGTATCCTCCAAACCCATCGGGTAATCTCACTGCATGCACCTTCATATACCACGTCTTGAAGTATGCTGACGGACAGATTAAAAAGTACATTTCCATTGTAATACTTccgacagccaactttctaactccgcccataacttttagACTTCATAACATTGCAAGGCGGCATGGATTATTTTAACCTAAGGAAAAATGAACCCGGTAATCTAATTTAATTTACTGCCGACCTAAGACCGATGGGTTTAACCTTCTGAATGAATGATTATACTCAAGAAAAAAGCTGACTTTCcgtgttatgggatttttatgaataatgattaaattatgtatacatttaacgtagaactataactaccctgtcattgtatgattttatgaaatttattagaatcatacatctataaatctgatgtgtgtagttttagtcagaattaggacaaggactttttgttcctttttagtatgtaagcagggtgcaattgtgagacaatgtatgaggaggagaggagctatcgacagacaagctctactactgtgttccttacaggacattctgtcctcACCCAGgaaggggagagaccttgggcttgtagtagattgtataacaggtggcagacaatgtatgacaggaacacttgtgaactatattgtcattgtttctgagagggacatttatgacaaaatgtgaggtatatagaccaatgtacaggaaatgataggcagaacgttcccgtaaataaacatttgactattgtagactgggtctgtgtctgtttttatttctatcagtatcctacaaatcctgatatagcagactgagtCATTTAATTGGTTAAAGAACATGAGAACTTAATTCTCCTAACAATCCGTTacccaacaaaataacaaattgatTTAGCCTAAATGCTTACGTGATTATAATTCCTCTTTTCCTGCATTAATTCATTTGTCTgcatgtctattcaacatttggCTGAACAGAAACAACACCTCGATATATCTTTTCTTCCACAATGCGGCACATTGACAATTCAAAATCGCTTTGAAAAGAGCCTTCTAATATAGCTAAAGCTACTAAAACAAAACTTTCATCACTCTGATTTCATCAAATCGCTGTGCAGGAAAAGGATGTCATTCAACGTGCCTGGTCGCAGGCTGGCTTCTCTCTAACACCACAAATCTATCTGTAGGTGACGCTTCATCCTTTGGAGCCACATAGTTATCTAGTGAAGAGT from Salvelinus sp. IW2-2015 linkage group LG25, ASM291031v2, whole genome shotgun sequence encodes:
- the mcmbp gene encoding mini-chromosome maintenance complex-binding protein; translation: MPSSHDWINKPLGVVEAMFAQSNSNPEWEAKVLEYFKGQLKEKESHSWVPSLNDVPLHYLKPNSLVKFRCLVQDMFDPEFYMGVYETVDPSTKTNVLRCGKYKDVTECGVDLNSRNTVTAERQTFYCVPIPGESPWAKESYGCSSQARVVPSTSYVPSRQKRSYEEDDDDMDTQPQKQREPHTEPHGNGDSKRQETEAPSSRTTAPSDCSSHLDLNFPLPGERGPACLVKVYEGLDSFKLNDTLEIYGILSVNPVLTVLGDEKDPSSLLLNPAESMETPEEQRAHDPPASLVPRLHMLYARPLQHNNPLLPSAPTEDQSAFVSSFLVEMASVRADLLAYLTHVLLGDGLAAEYLLLHLISNVYTRRDVLPLGKFTLNLSGCPLNSYTERLYQIIQQLVPCSYRLSMSLHTMNSIRLVPKKDYVANRLVSGALQLARNTSLFLDETQLEQGQLDSSGVRNITALGNLISWQKVDYDFNYHQMEFPCNINVLVTSEGRSLLPSDCQVPLQPQVTPPNMEEYLTTIHMAQFTSQINKFRVYLSLARTLDYSISDEVTKAVEDDFVDMRKDDPQSVTAEDLHRMLVVARLLSLSLGQTTLSRDGWMRAKHIDMLRRSRTEQQKSLNGNEP